One Candidatus Binataceae bacterium DNA segment encodes these proteins:
- a CDS encoding NAD(P)-dependent oxidoreductase, translating to MGSMRILVTGSSGWLGQTLVPRLAREGHQVVGLDPVPSPLTQVTGSIADRDLVRSTIRGFRANAIVHAAALHKPNIGQRAKSDFVAVNVQGTLNLLEEAVACGVDRFVFTSTTSLMISRDIRAGRAGGASRATWITEEMVPLLPRNIYGATKFAAEHLCRVIHEQDGLPILILRTSRFFPEEDDMTHAIAQSEPNTKANEFLFRRLTVEDAAEGHVAALEKAPQLGFDTFIISARTPFSANDCEELIVDAPSVVARYFPQYRELYARAGWTMFQSIDRVYDSSRAAERLGFVCRTGFKEKLEELERDRLAKRVV from the coding sequence ATGGGCAGCATGAGAATCCTGGTGACAGGATCGTCGGGATGGCTGGGGCAGACGCTCGTGCCGCGACTCGCTCGCGAAGGCCATCAGGTCGTGGGGCTCGATCCTGTACCTTCGCCGCTTACGCAGGTAACTGGATCGATTGCCGACCGTGATCTCGTTCGATCGACGATTCGTGGTTTCAGGGCAAATGCGATTGTGCATGCCGCTGCGCTACACAAACCAAATATCGGGCAGCGCGCGAAATCAGATTTCGTTGCAGTCAATGTGCAGGGCACTCTCAATCTCCTCGAGGAGGCCGTGGCGTGCGGAGTCGATCGCTTCGTCTTTACCTCGACGACTTCGCTGATGATCTCGCGCGATATTCGCGCGGGCCGCGCAGGGGGCGCCTCGCGAGCGACCTGGATCACCGAGGAGATGGTACCGCTCCTGCCACGTAACATTTATGGCGCGACGAAGTTCGCAGCCGAGCATCTATGCCGCGTCATCCACGAACAAGACGGGCTGCCGATTCTGATCCTGCGGACATCGCGCTTCTTTCCCGAAGAGGACGACATGACTCATGCAATCGCACAGTCCGAGCCCAACACCAAGGCGAATGAATTTCTATTTCGCCGCCTCACCGTGGAGGATGCGGCCGAGGGCCACGTCGCCGCGCTCGAAAAGGCGCCGCAGCTCGGCTTTGACACCTTCATCATTTCCGCGCGGACGCCATTCTCAGCGAACGACTGCGAGGAGTTGATCGTCGATGCGCCGTCGGTCGTCGCGCGTTACTTCCCGCAGTACCGCGAGCTCTACGCGCGCGCAGGCTGGACGATGTTCCAGAGCATCGATCGCGTTTACGATTCGAGCAGGGCTGCGGAGCGCCTCGGCTTCGTCTGCCGCACGGGCTTCAAGGAAAAACTGGAGGAGCTGGAGCGCGACCGGCTCGCGAAACGCGTCGTATAG
- a CDS encoding CoA transferase — MPSELLKGFRLLDLTDEKGALCGKMFADLGAEVIKIEPPGGCMTRSIPPFLDDVRDAEHCLYSIAFHAGKKSVTANLDNADARALLSELAKRADFLVESYPLGYLDSIGLGYDALAKLNPRLIYTSITPFGDKGPGKDYKWADILTWAGGGMMYLMGEEGKPPLQMSLPQAGMHAGGEATVSSLLAHWPRQEDGLGQKIVVNMEACIVWTLMNEQAMPFLHGNFLTRTGMFSGSADARRQVIYDCKDGHISILVAGGQVVGGSTKALVDWMAERGIGYPWMKEKDWISWIPGVFMKMTARDYQEIEELESSIQKFFNTLTKAEIYDGALKRRIFLAPVASTADIASDAQLKARDFWIDVDHHDTLGRTLKFPGPFAKISATPIGATTRAPRVGEHNDEIYRGLLGLAPARLGELKAAGAI; from the coding sequence ATGCCTTCTGAACTGCTCAAGGGATTCCGCCTGCTCGACCTTACCGACGAGAAGGGCGCGCTGTGCGGCAAGATGTTCGCCGACCTCGGCGCCGAGGTTATCAAAATCGAGCCGCCCGGCGGATGCATGACGCGCTCGATCCCTCCCTTTCTCGACGACGTTCGCGACGCCGAGCATTGCCTTTACTCGATCGCGTTTCACGCGGGGAAAAAATCCGTCACCGCGAATCTCGACAATGCCGACGCGCGTGCGCTCCTCTCGGAACTGGCGAAGCGCGCCGATTTTCTCGTCGAGTCATATCCGCTCGGTTATCTCGATTCGATCGGACTCGGCTACGACGCGCTTGCCAAGCTGAATCCGCGCCTCATCTACACCTCGATCACACCGTTCGGCGACAAGGGTCCCGGCAAGGATTACAAGTGGGCCGACATCCTGACCTGGGCTGGAGGCGGCATGATGTATCTGATGGGTGAGGAGGGTAAGCCTCCGCTCCAGATGAGCCTGCCGCAGGCCGGGATGCATGCGGGCGGCGAAGCGACGGTCTCGTCGCTGCTCGCGCATTGGCCAAGGCAAGAGGACGGACTCGGCCAGAAGATTGTCGTCAACATGGAGGCCTGTATCGTCTGGACACTCATGAACGAGCAGGCGATGCCGTTTTTGCACGGCAACTTCCTGACCCGCACCGGGATGTTTAGCGGCTCCGCCGATGCGCGCCGCCAGGTGATCTACGACTGCAAGGACGGGCACATCTCGATCCTCGTGGCCGGCGGCCAGGTCGTTGGCGGCTCGACCAAAGCGCTCGTCGATTGGATGGCGGAGAGGGGGATTGGCTATCCGTGGATGAAAGAGAAGGATTGGATTTCATGGATACCGGGCGTGTTCATGAAGATGACTGCGCGCGATTACCAGGAGATCGAAGAGCTCGAAAGCTCAATTCAGAAATTCTTCAACACGCTGACCAAGGCCGAGATCTACGATGGAGCGTTGAAGCGGCGAATCTTCCTCGCGCCGGTCGCGAGCACTGCCGATATCGCATCGGACGCACAGCTCAAGGCACGCGATTTCTGGATTGACGTCGATCACCACGACACGCTGGGGCGCACGCTGAAGTTCCCCGGCCCGTTCGCGAAGATCAGCGCCACACCGATCGGCGCAACGACGCGCGCGCCGCGCGTCGGCGAGCATAACGACGAGATCTATCGCGGCCTGCTCGGCCTCGCGCCGGCACGTCTTGGTGAACTCAAAGCCGCCGGCGCGATCTGA
- a CDS encoding CoA transferase, with amino-acid sequence MSKYPLEGIHILDFAWVGVGPITSKYLADYGADVIHIESAARVDVLRIAPPWKDGQPGINRSQFFASFNTSKRGISLDLSKPQAREIIKRLVPWADIIVESFTPKVMRKWEMDYEHLSEINPKLIMLSTCMQGQTGPNALYPGFGQLMAALSGFYYISGYEKGSCCAPYGAYTDFIAPRFSASTLLAALDYRRRTGKGQYIDMAQYEAAMQNLAPALIDYLASGRVLEPRGNGSDRYAPHGAYRTADEDGAEVWIAIAVANNDEWRAMLSVLGASDNDSRFTSHAGRLNNPRAVDELVGSLVRSHNRHELTTKLQAAGIAAYPVQNCVDIHNDENLEAFGFWHWLEHKEMGPCVYEGLQHRMSRTPGDLRFAAPILGQHNDEIFGGMLGMSAEEIEQLKKDYVIV; translated from the coding sequence ATGAGCAAGTATCCTCTTGAAGGAATTCACATTCTCGATTTCGCCTGGGTCGGTGTCGGCCCGATTACCTCGAAGTATCTAGCCGATTATGGCGCCGACGTGATTCATATCGAGTCCGCGGCGCGCGTCGACGTGCTGCGAATCGCGCCGCCATGGAAGGACGGTCAGCCCGGTATCAATCGCAGCCAGTTCTTCGCGAGCTTCAATACTTCCAAGCGCGGCATCTCGCTCGATCTCAGCAAGCCGCAAGCGCGCGAGATCATAAAGCGCCTCGTGCCGTGGGCCGATATCATCGTCGAGAGCTTCACGCCCAAGGTCATGCGCAAGTGGGAAATGGATTACGAGCACCTGAGCGAGATCAACCCGAAGCTCATCATGCTGTCCACCTGCATGCAGGGGCAGACCGGACCGAACGCGCTCTATCCCGGTTTCGGGCAGTTGATGGCGGCGCTGTCGGGCTTCTACTACATCTCGGGCTACGAAAAGGGATCGTGCTGCGCGCCTTACGGCGCGTATACCGATTTCATCGCGCCGCGCTTTTCCGCCTCGACGCTGCTCGCCGCGCTCGACTATCGCCGCCGCACCGGCAAGGGCCAGTACATCGACATGGCGCAGTATGAAGCCGCGATGCAGAACCTCGCGCCGGCGCTTATCGATTACTTAGCGTCGGGCCGCGTCCTCGAGCCGCGCGGCAACGGGTCCGATCGCTATGCGCCGCACGGCGCTTATCGCACTGCCGATGAAGACGGCGCGGAAGTATGGATCGCAATCGCGGTGGCGAATAATGACGAATGGCGCGCGATGCTGAGCGTGCTCGGCGCGAGCGACAACGACTCGCGATTCACGTCGCATGCCGGTCGCCTCAACAATCCGCGCGCCGTCGACGAGCTAGTCGGATCTCTCGTTCGCTCGCACAATCGCCATGAGCTTACGACCAAGCTCCAGGCTGCCGGCATTGCGGCGTATCCCGTGCAGAACTGCGTCGATATTCACAATGACGAGAATCTCGAGGCCTTCGGCTTCTGGCACTGGCTCGAGCACAAGGAGATGGGACCGTGTGTGTACGAGGGCCTGCAGCATCGCATGAGCCGCACGCCCGGCGATCTGCGCTTCGCCGCACCGATTCTCGGACAGCATAACGACGAGATCTTCGGCGGGATGCTCGGGATGAGCGCCGAGGAAATCGAGCAGTTGAAGAAGGACTACGTGATAGTCTAG
- a CDS encoding ABC transporter permease: MKIALRYLRARRKEAFISITTIFTAVGVMIGVAALTITLSVMGGFEASLKERVLNLSPQVQILSIDGSITGYADIQKRVSTVPGVSGSEPYIIGQGMLSSGHGIGGVIIRGFDPSNPVVDAEWGRYVTDGSLGELAKPAASGKDAPLGAIAVGSTLLEKLRAKLGDRVRLVVPILGASGSMSTRTGDFTIGAVFDSGMSFVDTNMMFMDLGRAQDFFGRDGRVDAIDIHLLNLDRTDDVTAALRKSFQRPYVVRNWIEYNESAAGGFELLKRIYTMVLILLIAVAAFNLVATLIMVVMEKRKDIAVLISMGATRRDVRRIFILKGMIVGLAGTAAGLVLGSLGCAVLARYHFIHISKEIYGISTLPIAIDPSSFALVALASIVLCLLATVYPARQASREMPVEVFRS; this comes from the coding sequence TTGAAGATAGCGCTGCGCTACCTGCGCGCGCGGCGCAAGGAAGCGTTCATCTCGATCACGACGATCTTTACCGCGGTCGGCGTGATGATCGGCGTCGCCGCGCTGACGATCACCCTCTCGGTGATGGGTGGGTTCGAGGCGAGCCTCAAGGAGCGCGTGCTCAATCTGAGTCCGCAGGTGCAGATCCTGAGCATTGACGGATCGATCACGGGCTACGCCGACATCCAGAAACGGGTCTCGACTGTACCGGGGGTCAGCGGCTCCGAGCCGTATATCATCGGCCAGGGGATGCTGAGCTCGGGACACGGAATCGGCGGCGTTATCATCCGCGGCTTCGATCCCAGCAATCCCGTCGTCGATGCCGAATGGGGTCGCTACGTGACCGACGGTAGCCTCGGCGAGCTCGCCAAGCCCGCAGCCTCAGGTAAAGACGCGCCGCTGGGCGCGATCGCCGTCGGCTCGACGCTGCTCGAGAAGCTCCGAGCCAAGCTCGGCGATCGCGTGCGGCTCGTCGTGCCGATCCTTGGCGCCAGCGGCTCGATGTCAACGCGGACCGGCGACTTCACGATCGGCGCGGTATTCGACTCGGGCATGAGCTTCGTCGATACCAACATGATGTTCATGGACCTCGGCCGCGCGCAGGATTTCTTCGGACGCGACGGGCGTGTCGACGCGATCGATATCCATCTCTTGAACCTCGATCGCACTGACGATGTCACCGCCGCGCTGCGCAAGTCGTTCCAGCGACCCTACGTGGTGCGTAACTGGATCGAATACAACGAATCGGCGGCTGGAGGATTCGAGCTGCTGAAACGGATCTACACAATGGTGTTGATCCTGCTCATCGCCGTTGCGGCGTTCAACCTCGTCGCGACCCTGATCATGGTCGTGATGGAAAAGCGCAAGGACATCGCGGTGCTGATCTCGATGGGCGCGACGCGGCGCGACGTGCGGCGGATTTTCATCCTCAAGGGAATGATCGTCGGCCTGGCCGGCACAGCCGCGGGGCTGGTGCTCGGATCGCTCGGATGCGCCGTGCTCGCGCGCTACCACTTTATCCATATTTCCAAGGAAATATATGGCATCTCAACGTTGCCGATAGCTATCGACCCGTCGAGCTTTGCGCTGGTAGCGCTAGCGTCGATCGTACTCTGCCTGCTCGCTACGGTTTACCCGGCGCGTCAGGCGTCACGAGAAATGCCGGTCGAGGTCTTCCGCTCCTAA